The segment ATATTCTTGTCATTCATCAGTTTACTTGGCACCAGAAATACGAAGCAAGAATGTCTCCTTAAACATTGCCCTTCCACCCTTTTAGAGGTTAGATGCCGGACCTCTTTTACAACACAGGATGCCtgctttatcaaagctctccaagactggagaagatagacttgtggatgaacctgggtgatccagcaaacccagaatggaacttgtccaggattaaaaacatttggcaaataatagcaaatgatttaagaaatctatttcaggttccctggatcacccaggttcatccagaATAGTCTATTATTTCCaagggtttaataaatcaggctcagaaTATGGAGGATAACTGGCAGAAGTTTCAAAGAACCCCTTTAGCAGTAAGCTCTAATTTTACgtgtaattttaaattttacctgcAGGTGTGAAAGATGAAgattctttttttcctccagttGTGCACCTTGCTGGTCCTTGCAACTGACGAAAAAAACCAGGAGGTCAGTGGCAGCTATGAACACTCAGAATGGGAAAAATCAGAAGCATCCAAATCTTACATGAACTTTGCTTTGAGGCTTTATAAATTCATGTCTTCGCAAGCAGCAAAAGCTACaccaaacctatttttttcaccAATCAGCATCCACGCTACCCTCTCTACACTGGCACTTGGTGCCCGTTCAACAACACGAAGGGAAATTCTCCAAGGAATGGGCCTGAATGACAACAAGACAGACAAAGAACTGCATGAGTGCAACAGAAAGCTCCTTCAGAAAATATTCAAGCAAACCAAAGATGTAAATTTCAATATAGGGAATGAGATCTTCATAGAAAAATCAGCAATTTTCTTCCCACAATACCAAGACAATGTGACTTACTACTACAACACTTCCATTCAATCCATCAGCTTCAGTGACACTCGGAAtgctataaaaacaataaatacacatgtGAGCAAgaaaacagacaataaaatacaaaaaattgtcGAAAAATTGGATTCTAAAACAATGATGGTTCCCTTAGATTATTCAGTCTTTCAAGGTAAGTTCACTGGGCTATTGACTACCCAAAGTAGATTTTGGAGCAATCAATGATACCAATTTCCAAATACAACAACCAGCAGACTACCTACTACTGGGGAAGGTGTATTTACCATAAGACACTTGTAGATCATTTACTACAGGGAAGTATGACAAACTGtgataactttaatatttttgtttcttttattgtgtttgcCTCATCTGTGTACTTATAAACTTTTGTGgctaaattcaataaaataactgGAAGAGGAAAGTGTGCAGAGAGAAAGTTGGGAAGAGTTTGAAGACTCTTCATACTGCAGGAAACCATCTGTCCTTTTCCTTGCTTGTTGTTGGGTATGGTTAAAAATAGCTCTGCATATTGAATGTAGACTGCATGTTGCCTATAATACATTAATCTGTCATTAGCTTCTATTGAAATGTTTACATGTGGCAAGGTTCCTACATCATTGCTCAAAAGTGCCTAGGGTGGCATAAGGCCCAAAGACATTTTCCTACAAAGTGAGCAGCACATGGCCAGAAGTGACTTGTTGCTTCCAGAATTTAGTGTACAGTtgatcaaaaatccggcaacctccagacctgagaaGTGCTGGATTTTccaaaattccagatttttgaaggttatactcacctccacacacaggccagccttcctctcgctgcaccgcggacatctggcacagttccagggagcggGTAGCAGGGATGTCCCAacctgtatttagtgtagcaagcaagacctaacggcTGTTCCGCAGAACAGCAcaatcaaaacatcagtggccaaactgtatactacagtccctgtattgaaaatgcgatctgaaattcatgccgaaaaactgaaggatccggattaacGGTGGTCAggttttcgattgtcaacctgtacttaaAATGATTCCCCACTGTTCCTATTCAGTTGAATTGGCAAAGTTGGGAGAATAGTTAAGCCTGTAGTATAATGCTGTGGTCAACCACAATTTTTAGGGGGGAGGTTTCTGGCAGCATTAGCCAGCGTTTTTGCACTTAGATCTAGAATTAGAcctaaaaatagaacaaaatacaatattattatttttattattattattattaaaaataataaataggatttttttagtgACAACTAATAAGAGAAGGTCActgttaggatttacatacactgtatatatttatttgtgataaaaaatCAGTTATATGAATagtaaaaagaagttaaaaatccTAATAAACATCTAAACCCAAacctttattaacatttaaatgaaCCCTTTCTTTGTTCCCCAGCAAAATGGGAATCCCAATTTGACATAGAAGATACAGAAGAGAGAAACTTCACAGTGAATGAAAATAAAACGGTCTCCGTGCCAACAATGCGTCGACAAGGGTTATATAGAACTTTCAAGGACAAGGAGATGAAAAGTTATGTGGTGGAAGTGCCATACACCTGTAGCACAGTCCTTCTCATCATTGTACCAGAATTGGGTAATCTCCACAGTTTTGGAACAAAACTGACCCCTGAGATGATAAAAGAATACTTATCTTCATTAAAAAACAGGTATATATTAAGGTTGCTTACAATAGAactataattttattatcatGTAATGTGGTGTAGGGTAATGACATGCATTAATATACCAAGACCATGGCAGGATGGGGGGACAGATCAGTGTCAGCCTGGGCTCAGATGTAGCTTGAGAAATACTGGtctggtgacatctagtggtgcaACATTAAAAGTAAGTATTGCAGCAATGGGATCTTCTAATGAAGAAATGAAtctctaatgaaaaaaaaatctaaggaaGGATGCTAGCGTAATGGTTTGCATATAGTTGGAGTTTTGGTGTGATTCAAGCAATTTTGGATGCCGATACTCACATCACAGAGGTTGCTTGAGCCCCTGTAAGGAATCAAGTAACTAAAGAAATTGTGCGTGAAGAATATTTCTCCACTCAGAATCTGGTAGGTGATCACACTCTATGCCCTGGTTCTGATGATCCTTTCCTTAATAGCTGTGTATCCTTTATGTTGTATGCAAAGCTAGAGTTCTTCTTTCAACAAAAACTCTCCTAGGCAAGTTTGTACCCAAAATAAACCTAAAGCAAAACATAGCAAGCAAAGCATAACatggaaaatgtttgcaaacaaaacaaatgtaaaatatatgtaatgtaaatgtcAAGCATATTGGGCTGTATATTACATTACAGatataaacaggtaaaaaaaagtcatgagaAACGCATAGAAGAACACATTATGTAGCCACATCATGTGTTTTTCTCACGAAATGTGTactaataaaactgtaaattgtaATTGTTGCACCTACAAGAATCccatattgcttttttaaaaaaatccaatcaaatTACTTGAATTCTGATTTGAAGATAAGGATTGACACTGTTTTTCGCCTCATTGAGAATACCTGGAATAATTGATATTACTAATACAGAGACTGAGATATTTTTTTCCTCTACAGTATGTTGGACCTTTACATACCCAGAGTATCTTTTAACAACTCAGTCAATGTACAATTTGCAACGTTGTCCATGGACATGAGAAGTATGTTCAGTGGTGACAATGCCAACTTCTCCAAGATCTCAAAAAAACCAAGGCTAAGAGTTTCAAAAGTGAGTATATTTCTTTGTCTTTTAATGTTCCGGCAAAGCAGCCCTCCTCCCATCCTAATAACTGGCAATCTGCTGACTAGTGAGGGAATATTCAATAAGTGGAAGGAAAGGAGAAGCAGGCACACaatgaagcagggagattcttgcactgcagtTCCCAAGGTGCAGCTAATTTTCCAGTAAGGAGAACTCTGAGCAGCACAATCAAGCTCCAAGTCTCCCTAAACAAGCAGTCAGTGGCATTTATTTACATCTATGTGGCTACAGAACAGCGGTGCCTGGGCACAAGAAATCCACTGCTGTGTTCaggaggaattcaagacaaaaggCAAACCTTTACTTCTTGGGCACAATTGCCATTCCTAGATGTTCCCTAGAATGCATTTCATCTTTGCTTTTTGAGTTCAAGTCAACTTTGTTTGAATTTTGGCAAATAAGCCAATATTGTTGAAGGTTTGTTCTTCTTGCTTCTTTACTACAGTGGAGGCATTGCAGAAATACCAGTGTTTAGTTTATGCAGGGCAAAGCTAGAGTTTACATCACCATCTTTCCTTATGCATCTCTTTTCCTGTGTGCAAAGAGAAATTTGGTAATTTTGAGTATTGGAGAGCTTGTTTCTCCCTCACCTTCTTCACATGTGATGGTATTAGTGGTTGACAATTGGCAGATCAGCAACCAGTGCTGTCATATTGTGATTTACCTTAgtcatcaattattttttttaaataagttaatACCATTAATTTGATTTGTTGACAGATGTGCCACCAGACATATGCCAACTTCacagaggaaggaagagagaTGAATGCTGCAGCTGTTTCCCAGTCAAACTACGTCTTCTCAAATCCTAAATTCAAAGTTAACCGCCCTTTCCTCATGTTGGTCTACAACAAGAATATGGAAATCATTCTCTGGATGGGCCGGGTCATTGACCCCTCTAAGTAATGTCCCTGACTTGCGGTAAATTAACGTGATAAAgcacatatatgtatacaaaatgaAACCATTTTTCCTATATTAAAGATAATGTACTGAacaatttctgttttgtgttttcctCTATAACGTTCATGATAGAGAGGTATAAGCCAGAAATAGGTGAGCTTCAGGGATTATCCAATAGGGTGGTGCAAAATAAACTTGAGCTTTGATCAAAATCTGTATATTAGAGTCGACTGGGTGTTTATGGGGGCCCTGAACCATGTAAAACGGTTAAAACAAAAGCAGGTTCTTTACCAGAAGATGACAATATGTCCTGAGGTGTCAGTGTTTCGATGTGGTGGCTTCCAATCAAGAACAATTTTTGCAAGTACAGaatgtacctttttattttcctagAAAAAAGTTTGCTTGCCATTTCCAATGCAATAgacaacaaatgttttaattgcttTACTTACCCTCCCACTCACTATGTAATGGAGATAATGAATAAGCAACATTTCTGACCTCCAGGCTGGACAACAAGCATGGCTACtcctatagatacagtacagaaAGTCAGCCTAGCCACCCAGGACAGGGACTGTGTTATTTGCATGATTAccaggaataaataaaagaaaataacataaaaaggaaaagtaataaaCCACCAAGTCTAAGGCCTTGTAAGCTCCAATAAATTACAGTTCAGTTACTGAGATTAGGTAGAACACCTTTACACTTTCATAGTCAATTCCCGAACCCCCAACAGACCACTGGAGAAGCTGTTGCCATGTACTGCATATATCCACCCTTAGAATCATAAAACCTTACATATCTAGTTGTAGTTGGCCACATCAAACAGGACTTATTCTTCTGAATGTGACTAATGACTAATAGATACAGAACCAACCATATTGGAAAGTAACCAATGGCATTGCTTTAAGAGTAAACTCAAGTGGAATGTCTCCTACTATCTCCaaaacatatactgtacaatTTATATGGGTACCATGGGCGTTGCTAGTACATCACTCATATCTTTTGTCTGGTCTGCTGGATGCTATCTTGTTTGTAATCGTACTATCCCTGCCTAAAACATTGCTTATGGGCAGCCTTGGCCAAGTTACCTAATTGCTCTGGGCAGCTTGTATCTATTCCATGGATGGCCTTAGGTAGTGTATGTGTTGTATGACACCCCATCAGGCATTTTCCCCTGACCCTCACCCTCCAAGCTTTTCCACCAGCAGTTAAAGTGTGGTACtggcagaggttggaactcaagtcgcgtgacttggacttgagtccaaTTTATGTCGCCTAATGAATagcttgcaactcgacttggagGTTTTGCCCAGCGACATGCAACTTAACTTGCTTTCTCTgttgacagctgaaggggatggggatgaaggcagtgaggcttctgtaacactgccttccttcTCACCCCcctcagaggagaaagccatggacttagaatgcaagaaggTGGGGAGAAAGGCaatgagtcttctgtaacaccggcTTCCtcccgcctttcttgcattccaagccacagctttctcctctgacagctgaagagggTGTGGAGGAATGCagtgttacaaaagcctcactgccttcctccctgcccccttcaaATCAGCTGTCAGAGGTGAAAGCCGAACTTAGTAAATCCAGGGGATGGGGatgaaggcagtgaggcttctgtaacactgccttcctttccacccccttcagctgtcagaggagaaagctttttttttttaagaaataatgagaaaaggTTAGACCTGCTCACCATAGGGGATGATTTATTCATTTGTCTTGGTGAcctttactaaaaaagaaaatgaggagaaaaaaaacattttaggtttgtCCCTAGATCAGGGTAAAtgttccaatggggacacctgttttcCTTTTCCAACTCTGGGACGAAATCTCTCCAACACTGTGCAAGCAGCAAAACATAACCTGGCACCACTCTTAAATAAACAGTttgggctatacatacactttgaaTTGGACTAAAAACACTAAGGGCCTGATTCATTGaaactccaagactggagaatttagATTATCAAaggtgaacttgggtgatgcagtaaacttgaaatggatctggtccagtattgaatacatttgctaacagatgatttttaagaaatccattcctggattTCTAGAtgacccagattctcctatgatagtctatcctctccagtcttggagagtttcaTTAAATCACGCCATATGTGTTTGCAtagcttttaaaacattaaatcttCAACACATGGCTGTATTTGGAATCACCACTGCAACAATCTTGTCACCAGGGACAAGAACATTAAGTGATCCACCTTGAATTTTGGGTGACTGTATCCTTAAAACTACTTGTTAGGAAGCAGCAGTCTACTTCAATCTATGGAGGTCCATTGGTAGGCTTATTACACTTGTATTATCCCTTTAGAAGAGGTGGCTGTGTTTCATAAAGTTTTGTGTGTCAATCgcttaataaatacagaaaaggaCATTGCGAGCCCTACACTTTGGATTGTCAAATATTTGCTGGGGCTGTGAACATTGGTCATCCAGTTTCCGGCACCTTTTGGAAGCTTTGTGGAGAAACAAGACAGGTGAGAGTACCCATCttttctaaaaactttaaaatattcaatttattttgtaatatgaggattttggtaaaattagaatattgcatttctttatttttatatctttgttcTGTTCCATCTCTAGCTTTCTTCAACTTATCTATATTTTCTATCATTTAGCTTTGtgattttatctatctatctatctatctatctatctatctatctatctatctatctatctatctatctatgaggTGGACTTTCATGTCCATCCTTCTTTTTGGCCTTTGTCTGGCCCATCAGCTCAAAAAAAGGCAAATCTAAAAACCACAAGCATCATCAGGAGAAAATACCTTTTGTAGAGGAACCCAGTTTATATCTTCTAAATGTCTAAATGAGGAAATTACTGCCCTCAACATATCAAACATGAACAGCAACTTTGGGTTTAACCTCTTTAGAAGGATGGCTGACAAACACgacaacatttttttctccatttaggGTTTCCTTCTTTCTCGGTGCATTCACTCTTGGGACTAGGGGAAATACCTATGAGCAGCTATTGAGACGCCTGGGCTGGGAAGCTCTTTAGAAGCAGAGGAATCCTGATTTATTGCACATGTTGCTGAAGGACCTGAAAGAAGGCATCATGAAGAGTGATGGATATTCTCTTGACTTGGGAAGCATTTCTCTGATGAAATGCTTTGACATGAAAACTTTGACATCAACCAGGAGTTTCTCAACTAGACAATACTTTATTTCGATATGGAAATCCAAAGTGTTGACCTCCATGACCGCCGAGTTATAGAGACCATTCAAGATCTCATAAGGGCAAAGACGAGGGGCAGAGCTTCAAGATAAAATTGACCCCAGATGAAGATGATGCTTTTAGACTTCATATTCTTCAAAGGTAATGTTTGTCtttgtttctaaaatatatgtatatatatgtcagTGTGGGATTTtgaaaggaggaaagaaaagaattgGAGGAATGAGCCTCTGGATTGTTTTTCCAgatgctaaattattattatatatctaaaTTCAAGATTTGAACCAAACACTGATTACACCTGTTAATCATGTAAATAATACACTTCAAGCCAATTAAACTCTGTTTTTTGGGAGGCAACCGACACAAAcacaagaacatacaaacttgaTGCAGGTAGTCCTCTGACCAACATTCAATCCTGGGATACTAATGCTGCAAGGCTGGAGGGATTGCAtatgagccaccatgccaccccaATAAACCGAAATTAGGGGAGCAGCCTAGGGTAACAATGGATACAATATATTGAGTAATCGTCACCACTCTATGATGGCCATTCTCAAGCAAGGTTCcttggaacccttgggttcct is part of the Pyxicephalus adspersus chromosome 12, UCB_Pads_2.0, whole genome shotgun sequence genome and harbors:
- the LOC140341645 gene encoding serine protease inhibitor A6-like, translated to MKILFFLQLCTLLVLATDEKNQEVSGSYEHSEWEKSEASKSYMNFALRLYKFMSSQAAKATPNLFFSPISIHATLSTLALGARSTTRREILQGMGLNDNKTDKELHECNRKLLQKIFKQTKDVNFNIGNEIFIEKSAIFFPQYQDNVTYYYNTSIQSISFSDTRNAIKTINTHVSKKTDNKIQKIVEKLDSKTMMVPLDYSVFQAKWESQFDIEDTEERNFTVNENKTVSVPTMRRQGLYRTFKDKEMKSYVVEVPYTCSTVLLIIVPELGNLHSFGTKLTPEMIKEYLSSLKNSMLDLYIPRVSFNNSVNVQFATLSMDMRSMFSGDNANFSKISKKPRLRVSKMCHQTYANFTEEGREMNAAAVSQSNYVFSNPKFKVNRPFLMLVYNKNMEIILWMGRVIDPSK